In Pantoea cypripedii, the following proteins share a genomic window:
- the sanA gene encoding outer membrane permeability protein SanA, with protein MIKRVFFGLLFIILLMVATALGLDRWISWKTAPFIYENVAALPHRQVGVVLGTAKYYRTGVINQYYLYRIQGALNAYNSGKVNYLLLSGDNAQQNYNEPMTMRRDLIKAGVDPADIVLDYAGFRTLDSIVRTRKVFDTNDFIIITQRFHCERALFIALHLGIQAQCYAVPSPKNMLTVRFREVGARLGALADLYLMKREPRFLGPLVPIPAVHEVPEDAQSYPAVTPEQLLELEQKLKK; from the coding sequence ATGATTAAACGCGTTTTCTTTGGTCTGCTTTTCATCATCTTACTGATGGTGGCGACCGCACTTGGCCTCGATCGCTGGATCAGCTGGAAAACCGCCCCCTTCATCTATGAAAATGTCGCCGCATTACCGCATCGCCAGGTGGGTGTGGTGTTAGGCACGGCCAAATATTATCGTACCGGCGTGATTAACCAGTATTACCTGTATCGCATTCAGGGTGCTCTCAACGCTTACAACAGCGGCAAGGTGAATTACCTGCTGCTGAGCGGCGACAATGCGCAGCAAAACTACAACGAACCGATGACGATGCGTCGCGATTTGATCAAAGCAGGTGTCGATCCGGCCGATATCGTGCTCGACTATGCCGGGTTCCGCACGCTGGATTCTATCGTTCGTACCCGCAAAGTTTTCGATACCAATGATTTCATCATCATCACTCAGCGATTCCACTGTGAACGCGCGTTATTTATCGCCCTGCATCTGGGGATTCAGGCGCAGTGCTATGCCGTGCCTTCACCAAAAAATATGCTGACGGTGCGTTTCCGCGAAGTGGGCGCACGCTTAGGCGCGTTGGCAGATTTGTACCTGATGAAACGCGAACCGCGTTTTCTCGGTCCGCTGGTGCCGATTCCGGCGGTGCATGAAGTGCCAGAGGATGCACAGAGTTACCCGGCGGTGACGCCAGAACAGTTGCTGGAGCTGGAACAGAAGCTAAAAAAATAA
- the mglC gene encoding galactose/methyl galactoside ABC transporter permease MglC has product MKATTKKNALTWLKEGGIYVVLLVLLAIIIFQDPTFLSLMNLSNILTQSSVRIIIALGVAGLIVTQGTDLSAGRQVGLAAVVAATLLQAMDNANKVFPHLDTVPIPLVIVTVCIIGGIIGLVNGVIIAYLKVTPFITTLGTMIIVYGINSLYYDFVGASPIAGFDAGFSKFAQGFFRFGDFKLSYITFYAIIAIIFVWILWNKTRFGKNIFAIGGNPEAAKVSGVNVPLNLILVYALSGVFYAFGGMLEAGRIGSATNNLGFMYELDAIAACVVGGVSFAGGVGTVAGVVTGVIIFTVINYGLTYIGVNPYWQYIIKGGIIIFAVALDSLKYARKK; this is encoded by the coding sequence ATGAAAGCGACTACTAAAAAGAATGCGCTAACCTGGTTAAAAGAGGGCGGCATTTATGTTGTCCTGTTGGTACTGCTGGCTATTATTATTTTCCAGGATCCGACATTTTTAAGTTTAATGAACCTGAGTAATATTCTGACCCAGTCATCAGTGCGTATTATTATCGCGCTGGGCGTGGCCGGGTTGATTGTCACCCAGGGTACTGACCTGTCGGCGGGGCGTCAGGTGGGTCTGGCGGCGGTGGTGGCGGCAACCTTGTTGCAGGCCATGGATAACGCCAACAAAGTCTTCCCGCATCTGGATACCGTGCCGATTCCGCTGGTGATTGTGACGGTGTGCATCATTGGTGGCATCATCGGGCTGGTGAACGGCGTGATCATTGCTTACCTGAAAGTGACGCCATTTATCACCACCCTGGGCACCATGATTATCGTTTACGGTATTAACTCGCTGTACTACGACTTCGTCGGCGCATCGCCGATTGCGGGTTTTGATGCCGGCTTCTCGAAATTTGCCCAGGGCTTCTTCCGCTTTGGTGATTTCAAACTGTCGTACATCACCTTCTACGCGATTATCGCCATCATCTTCGTCTGGATCCTGTGGAACAAAACGCGCTTCGGTAAAAACATCTTTGCTATCGGGGGTAATCCGGAAGCCGCGAAAGTCTCCGGTGTTAACGTGCCGCTGAACCTGATTCTGGTATATGCGCTGTCCGGGGTGTTCTATGCCTTCGGTGGGATGCTGGAAGCGGGGCGTATCGGCAGTGCGACCAACAACCTCGGCTTTATGTATGAACTGGATGCGATTGCGGCCTGCGTGGTCGGCGGTGTCTCCTTCGCCGGTGGTGTGGGTACGGTCGCAGGTGTGGTGACCGGTGTGATCATCTTCACCGTCATCAACTACGGTTTGACTTATATCGGCGTGAACCCTTACTGGCAGTACATCATCAAGGGCGGCATCATCATCTTCGCGGTGGCGCTGGACTCGCTGAAATACGCCCGTAAAAAGTAA
- the mglA gene encoding galactose/methyl galactoside ABC transporter ATP-binding protein MglA: MASDNPTTQREYLLEMTNVSKSFPGVKALDNVNLKVRPHSVHALMGENGAGKSTLLKCLFGIYKKDTGSILFQGEEIDYKSSKEALENGVSMVHQELNLVLQRSVMDNMWLGRYPRKGVFVDQDKMYRDTKAIFEELDIDIDPRDKVANLSVSQMQMIEIAKAFSYDAKIVIMDEPTSSLTEKEVNHLFTIIRKLKDRGCGIVYISHKMEEIFQLCDEITILRDGQWIATQPLEGLDMDKIIAMMVGRSLNQRFPDKINVPGEVILEVRNLTSLRQPSIRDISFDLHKGEILGIAGLVGAKRTDIVETLFGIREKSGGTIKLHGKAINNHSANEAINHGFALVTEERRSTGIYAYLDIGFNSLISNIRKYKNNMGLLDNKRMKSDTQWVIDAMRVKTPGHHTQIGSLSGGNQQKVIIGRWLLTQPEILMLDEPTRGIDVGAKFEIYQLIAELAKKEKGIIIISSEMPELLGITDRILVMSNGLVAGIVDTKTTSQNEILRLASLHL, from the coding sequence ATGGCCAGTGATAATCCGACCACACAGCGTGAATATCTGCTGGAGATGACGAATGTCTCGAAATCATTTCCAGGGGTTAAAGCCTTAGATAATGTGAATTTAAAAGTGCGGCCTCACTCCGTTCACGCATTAATGGGTGAAAACGGTGCCGGCAAATCCACATTATTAAAATGTCTGTTTGGGATTTATAAAAAGGATACGGGGAGCATCCTGTTTCAGGGTGAAGAAATTGATTACAAAAGCTCCAAAGAAGCGCTGGAAAATGGCGTATCAATGGTGCATCAGGAATTAAACCTGGTTCTGCAACGCAGCGTAATGGATAACATGTGGCTTGGCCGTTATCCACGCAAAGGTGTTTTTGTCGATCAGGACAAAATGTATCGTGATACCAAAGCGATCTTTGAAGAACTGGATATCGATATTGATCCGCGCGATAAAGTGGCCAATCTTTCTGTTTCGCAGATGCAGATGATTGAAATCGCCAAAGCTTTTTCCTATGACGCCAAAATCGTTATTATGGATGAGCCAACGTCGTCGCTGACGGAGAAAGAGGTTAATCACCTTTTCACTATCATTCGTAAATTGAAAGATCGTGGCTGCGGTATTGTGTATATCTCGCATAAGATGGAAGAAATTTTCCAGCTGTGTGATGAAATAACCATCCTGCGCGACGGACAATGGATTGCCACCCAGCCACTGGAAGGGCTGGATATGGATAAGATCATCGCCATGATGGTTGGCCGCTCACTGAACCAGCGCTTCCCGGACAAAATTAACGTGCCGGGTGAAGTGATTCTGGAAGTGCGTAATCTGACGTCGCTGCGTCAGCCGTCGATTCGCGATATCTCGTTTGATCTGCATAAAGGTGAAATTCTTGGCATTGCCGGGCTGGTGGGTGCTAAGCGTACTGATATCGTCGAGACCCTGTTTGGGATTCGCGAGAAATCAGGTGGCACCATTAAGCTGCATGGCAAAGCGATTAATAACCACAGTGCTAATGAAGCCATTAATCACGGCTTTGCGCTGGTAACGGAAGAACGGCGTTCCACCGGTATTTATGCTTACCTCGATATTGGTTTTAACTCACTTATTTCCAATATCAGAAAGTATAAAAACAATATGGGATTGCTGGACAATAAACGGATGAAAAGCGACACCCAATGGGTGATTGATGCCATGCGGGTGAAAACGCCGGGTCATCATACGCAAATTGGATCGCTCTCTGGCGGTAACCAGCAAAAGGTGATTATTGGCCGCTGGTTATTAACTCAGCCGGAAATTCTGATGCTGGATGAACCGACTCGTGGTATTGACGTCGGGGCAAAATTCGAGATTTACCAGCTGATTGCAGAGCTGGCGAAGAAAGAAAAAGGCATCATCATTATCTCTTCTGAAATGCCAGAACTGTTAGGCATTACCGATCGCATTCTGGTGATGAGTAATGGACTGGTAGCGGGCATTGTTGATACTAAAACGACCTCGCAGAATGAAATCCTGCGTTTAGCGTCATTACACCTTTAA